A portion of the Toxoplasma gondii ME49 chromosome VIIb, whole genome shotgun sequence genome contains these proteins:
- the BAG1 gene encoding bradyzoite antigen BAG1 (encoded by transcript TGME49_259020~Product name based on PMID:15821140;11052867;15003495;12350375;18274777;18408052.), with protein sequence MAPSASHPPGACPPGCTKHPATATAISPSGVCPMRAFHPAGPHSHFSCYDDLRNRLSHDKNVRPVASQQLDYLDEVSPFALAYYPPPFWGGVGLNPIDDMLFETALTANEMMEDITWRPRVDVEFDSKKKEMIILADLPGLQKDDVTIEVDNGAIVIKGEKTSKEAEKVDDGKTKNILTERVSGYFARRFQLPSNYKPDGISAAMDNGVLRVTIKVEDSGGAKQQISVK encoded by the exons ATGGCGCCGTCAGCATCGCATCCGCCGGGAGCTTGTCCACCGGGATGTACCAAGCATCCTGCTACTGCGACAGCCATTTCCCCGAGTGGAGTGTGTCCCATGCGTGCGTTCCATCCCGCGGGGCCTCACTCACATTTCTCATGTTACGATGATCTCAGAAATAGGCTGAGTCACGACAAAAATGTTCGACCGGTCGCCTCTCAACAG CTAGACTATTTGGATGAAGTAAGCCCGTTTGCTCTGGCGTACTACCCTCCCCCG TTTTGGGGTGGAGTCGGTCTTAATCCCATCGACGATATGTTGTTCGAGACGGCCCTCACCGCAAACGAAATGATGGAGGACATCACGTGGAGACCCAGAGTCGACGTGGAGTTCGACAGcaaaaagaaggaaatgaTTATTTTGGCTGACTTGCCAGGTCTTCAGAAAGATGACGTAACCATAGAAGTCGACAACGGAGCCATCGTTATCAAAG gagagaagacctcgaaagaagcggagaaagtGGACGATGGCAAAACAAAGAACATTTTGACTGAGCGAGTGTCCGGTTATTTTGCGCGCCGGTTCCAGCTCCCGAGTAATTACAAGCCCGACGGAATCAGTGCGGCAATGGACAACGGCGTTCTACGTGTCACGATCAAGGTCGAGGATTCAGGGGGCGCAAAGCAACAAATCAGCGTGAAGTAG